The stretch of DNA ctggcaagcacaggaatcaaAGCTGAGGGTGAATTAGTGGAGTTTATTTGGGATCACTCTGAattggctgcagctcccccttgTGTCCACGAGTGCCAAGCATGTGGTGAGCAGTTTGGGGCTGGGcggcagcatccattggtttactaagagatggggctagagacagaactgattgACCAATTCTGTCAATGTGTGaataggctgatgtggatgacagactgagccaggccccatactggcaagcacacacaagaatcaggtctctTTGGAATGCCCTCAACTGAACCTCTGGAACTCCAACCActgggagaattgcaggatctgtggtctgattatggagtgcatgtgtcagaggaGGGTctgctcagtggcttagacagagcatgGACAGCATATCCggaagcacatggaagatatgacagtccattggaGTCTGTAGAGGACATTTGGTGGCATAACTGAGGaaggagggtagaacaaattggacaattaccccaagcaagtgttggcaatgaataGCCCACATTATTTTTTGTAACTTCATGCTATTTTTAACTACAAACATTTACTTAACCATTACTCATTCAACGGGCATTCAATTCTGCTCCTTTGCATGTGCACACTGTAACTGCTTTGTACACATCTTTATGTATCTATGCACTAGAATAATTAGTTCCTGGAAGTTGAACAAATGAGACAAAGACACATGCATCTACTGCATTGTCAAAACTTTGGTAAAGCTCTCCTTCAAAAGTTTCACGTCAATTTACCTTCCTACATATCTTATGTAAGAGCCCCATTCTATTAAAGCCTCAGAGACTGAATATTACCAAGTTGAAAagcataaatgagaaaaaaaataacagctcAATATTTTGTTAAGTTGTAGTTACACACAAGTTTGAAAAGATGTTTGCACATTTGTTTTGTCCAAGTAAGCGTAATTTCTTGAAAAAGTGAGTATAGTGGGAAAAGCTCTTgaataactgaaaatatttgCTGACTGTTCCACATctgttataaatatttttctctgtttttaaatgaGCAAGATTTTTCTGAGAAGTGATTGGGCCATTGTAATTTATGTTTGACAGTATTTTTTAATTCTGACATCCTCATCTGCTTCATTATTTTTTACaagaactatatatatatatgatatcttTCAAAATCTGATAACACATTTATGTTCACTTCTGCAATGGGTTTTTAGAGCCATTAATGAGTTCTGAAGAACATCAGTTTGAGGAGAGCATGTGAGCATTAAGACTCAAGCCCATGGGTATGCACATTTGTCCTTAAGCTGTGtgctactttatttatttttggtaggtagaaagaaagaggaggagagatttcCTATCCCCTGGTTTATCCTGCGAATTCCTTCAACAGTCAGGGATGTGtaagccaagctgaaaccagacatcaagaaaacagagtgacagggacCAACCACTTGAGCATtcacctgcggcctcccagggCTTGCATACACAGAAAACTGGAACTGGGAATGGATCCAGGATTCtaacccaggccctccaataaGCAGCGTGGGTGTCAACTGGCATCTTTCCCTGCAAGTCAAACACTAACCCTATTCTTAATTTCACTGGTTTGAGGCCAGGTCATCATTTTCAAACTCCTTGAGGGCcaattttctcatctttaaaaggTAATCAGTGTGATTTTGTCCTCAAGCATCATTTAAAGAACATAATCACATTCCATGTATTTGTATTTACTACATTCCAGGGGGTTTATCAATCCAATTTGGAAATTATAGTTATAAACCAGACAAAGACAAAGCTAACATCAACATTGGGATTGTCCtttctaaaatgaaattataataggaacagattttgaatttttttctcagaaataaaatcTCCCTCTAATTCAAGAATGAAGCTGTTCATTGGCCTATATGTTTCCAAACAATCTTTTGCCCAACCCAACACCAGCAATGAAAGGTCAGATCTAGAGCTCTGAGCAGATTTGGTCCAAGACAGAAATCAAAGAGTACTTTAGAGTTATGATTCCCACTAGTCTCATGCTATCCCAAGATTTCCCCTATGAATAGACCAAGTTATTCTCTTCCCTGGTTCCAGGTAATGACCCAAAGGAACATGCAATCCCCGCGATACCAACAAGAAAGTGTATTATGCCAACTTCCAGGCACCATCTTTCATAAGAAGAAATTagttctccaatttttttttccaacctgGCTCTATAAGATCATCCAAATCTGCTTTATTGTTTTTGGGGGGGCGGTCAGTGGAAGTCCTTCCGTGGACCTTCTGTAAGCAGCTCCACAAGTAATACAGATCACCGATAGGCAGCGATGCTAACGCTATTAGCATTGCCTCTTCTCACTGTAGGTGAACCGCCCTCCAGCAGCTTCTCTGCTCTTCTTTCTGTGCAGTGGAGCTAAATCATTATCACATAAACTAACttatgagaaaatgaaagaacacaGCTTTCACTGTTTTTTACCATCAGGAAGAAACTAAAATCTAAGGCGTGGCAGGGTTCAGGGCTTGGTTGTCAGCCTGTGTTGTCAGCCTGTACTGAGGTCTTTGAGACCACAGGCGTGTTACCTCTGGTGCGTTCATCTCGTAACCTGAAGGTTACTCTATATAACTGCACAGTCTTTCACGAAACTTCAGGAAGACCCAAACAAGAGGAAAAATCATTAATAATCATTCATTCTATATCCCTTGGGACAGCTGACAGCAGGTAAGCCTAAATGACTAAAGAGAATGTGGAACTTTTCTTCAGTGTACAatatttgtggggaaaaaaacttACTCTAAGAATTTCAGTGTTAAGAAGTTTTTAccaaaattgtttttcttctgaaaacCAAGTATATGTGACAATAATTTAAGTTCTATTCTGTCTTTCCAGTTTACTGAGTGTAACAAGCAGTCTGAATTCTCTGAATTGCAAATCAGTCCAGGCATTTTAAAATACCTGCTTAAAATTTCAGTCTTGTTATTGATGCTTGAGGTTtcaaaaaatccacacaactcaagTGGGTGTGTGTTACCACCTGCACCAGCTGCTTGCTATTTTCAcactgtctccctctttctgatTTCATCATTACCCTACCACTGCTTAATCGATTAGTACTGTGTCTCTTATGAATCTGTATTTCTCTAGTCTCTTTAGCTATATTAggatcaatacattttaaaattaacctTCTCCATTTTTGAAGCATCctctcccccccttttttggTTTCTATTTCTGCCAATCACCATGAACTTGTCACTCCATTCTAGTAAGTCTAAAAGGCTAACAGGAAATAAACACATCTAGAGTTCCCATTTCACTATTAGAACCTGAATATCCTTCCTTGACCTTGGCAGTTGACGGCTCCAAATTCTATTCCTTACAGAGAAATGAATGGTGATCTGGATGCATAGCTTCTCACTGGGGTAAAGGACCGGGATACTGAGTAGATACAATTATCAACTAAGCGTGAAGGTGATGTTAACATGAGGAGTGTGACAATGGCAAGATTGCAAACGTGCAGCTCATGGCAGACAATCTCCCTGTCCACTGTGTTTTTCAAAAACTGGAGTAGTGAGCTCAGGTTGGCTGTTCCAAATTCAGAAGGGCACTGTCAACATTGCCCTGTGTTgctttcatgtggaagacagtcCCTAGGCTCACAGTACTCCTGGTAACCGTgtacaaggaagaacagaaagcaaATAAAGATCTTCACCCAAATAACATTCAGTTGAAATGTAGCAATTGCCTGCAGGTGGGTTAATGGATGTCACATCAGTAGGATGCCATGTGGTGTGTTCAATAAGGTTAAAGCATTGCATCTTATGAATCACAAGGAGAAATGTCTACTTATTAGAAGCATGATTCCATGTGGGAAGTCTCCCAACAGTGAAACAACTGGTCTTGTGTGTTTGAACCAAAGACAGACTTTATATAGCTGGGCAGAAGATATTCGTGCATAGGGAAAGTTATTAGACTTGATGGCTATAGGAGCATGCGTTTCTAAAGGACTGATAAATATTCCACAGGTTTCAAGATATTCTTCATTTTGCTTTGACAGACCATGTGAATAGAAGGTGATGGAAAAAGCCAATGACAGCTCAGAATATGGCTTTGTCCTGGTGGGTTTTTCCGACCGTCCCAAGCTGGAGCTGATACTCTTCATTGTAAATTTCATTCTGTATTCACTGGCAGTGCTGGGAAACTCCACCATCATCCTCCTGTGCCTTCTGGACCCGCGactccacacacccatgtacttcttcctggcCAACCTGTCCTTTCTTGACCTCTGCTTCAGTACTAGCTGCATCCCACAGATGCTGGTCAACCTCTGGGGCCCAGACAAGACCATCAGTTATGGCGGCTGTGTTGTCcagcttttctctttcctctcggTGGGGGGAATTGAATGCATCCTCCTGGCGAtcatggcctatgaccgctacGCAGCCGTCTGTAAACCCTTGCACTACACAGTCATCATGCACCCACAGCTGTGTCTGCGGCTGGTGGCCGTGGCCTGGGGCAGCGGCTTGTTTAATGCCATTGTCATGTCACCGCTGACCATGACCCTCTCCAGGTGTGGCCGCCGCCGTGTCAACCACTTCCTGTGTGAGATGCCGGCGCTCATCAAGATGGCTTGTGTGGACGCACGCGCGGTGGagatgctggcctttgctttcgCAGTCCTCATTGTCCTACTGCCGCTCAGCCTCATCCTGGTCTCGTATGGCTACATCGCCGCGGCTGTGCTGCGCATCAAGTCGGCTGCTGGCAGGCGCAAGGCCTTCAACACCTGCAGCTCTCACCTCACTGTGGTCTCCTTGTTCTACGGAAGCATCATCTACATGTACATGCAGCCCGGGAACAGTTCGTCCCAAGACCAAGGCAAGTTCCTCACCCTCTTCTACAACCTGGTGACCCCCATGTTGAACCCACTCATCTACACGCTCAGGAACAAGGAGGTGAAGGGCGCCCTCAAGAAGGTCCTAGGGCGGCAGTGAGTGACAACACAATGTGATAACCTTTGTGGTCCTGGGCACAACATTTGCTTCGAAGACGTTCATTTCATGCTTGTGATAAATCCAAAAAAATCACACACTCTTagatttttctttaaggtttaatttattcgtttgaaaggaagtgttacagagtgagaggaagagatgaaacagagatctcccatccactgattcaccccccagatgactgcagctgtcagcactgggcctggccaaGGAAGGAGCCAggtgttcttccaggtctcccacgtgggagcaaggg from Ochotona princeps isolate mOchPri1 chromosome 1, mOchPri1.hap1, whole genome shotgun sequence encodes:
- the LOC101520380 gene encoding putative olfactory receptor 2W6 → MEKANDSSEYGFVLVGFSDRPKLELILFIVNFILYSLAVLGNSTIILLCLLDPRLHTPMYFFLANLSFLDLCFSTSCIPQMLVNLWGPDKTISYGGCVVQLFSFLSVGGIECILLAIMAYDRYAAVCKPLHYTVIMHPQLCLRLVAVAWGSGLFNAIVMSPLTMTLSRCGRRRVNHFLCEMPALIKMACVDARAVEMLAFAFAVLIVLLPLSLILVSYGYIAAAVLRIKSAAGRRKAFNTCSSHLTVVSLFYGSIIYMYMQPGNSSSQDQGKFLTLFYNLVTPMLNPLIYTLRNKEVKGALKKVLGRQ